A DNA window from Linepithema humile isolate Giens D197 chromosome 6, Lhum_UNIL_v1.0, whole genome shotgun sequence contains the following coding sequences:
- the LOC105672938 gene encoding apoptosis regulatory protein Siva: MPKRTYPFEENLLPQVKVHVEEKHVNNGVSSEERMKDVYDKTLSLLKTGAKTYVQRLNRSHMESIDLSSSELLLSSKIKSSSNLKQMLLTDKLQLKASDKIMNDVGLDLCGCCQLIDQSVVHKCYYCDQVLCSSCLSACAGCSELFCQNCFLPVYNYEDQVMCLNCYR; the protein is encoded by the exons atgcCGAAACGTACTTATCCCTTCGAAGAGAACTTACTGCCACAAGTAAAAGTACACGTGGAAGAGAAACATGTGAATAACGGCGTATCTAGCGAGGAACGAATGAAGGATGTTTATG ataAAACCCTGAGCCTGCTTAAAACAGGTGCAAAGACATATGTGCAGAGATTAAATAGATCACACATGGAATCTATAGACTTATCGTCATCTGAACTACTATTATCTTCTAAAATCAAATCTTCATCTAATCTAAAACAAATGTTATTAACTGACAAATTGCAATTGAAAGCCagtgataaaattatgaat gaTGTTGGGCTGGATCTTTGTGGATGTTGCCAACTAATAGACCAATCTGTAGTACATAAATGCTATTACTGTGACCAAGTACTATGTTCCTCTTGCCTGTCTGCATGTGCTGGCTGCTCAGAATTATTCTgtcaaaattgttttcttccAGT aTATAATTATGAAGATCAAGTAATGTGTCTTAATTGCTACCGATAA
- the LOC105672926 gene encoding probable cytochrome P450 6a13: MMESWTTLCGIAIAILLFYYYFTSTFNFWKSRGVRGPRPIPIFGNIKNVMLGKKFIGDYLTDVYNDYKDEPLIGIFAKRTPILIVNNPEFIKDILIKDFSTFCERGVLNISKKNDPLTHNLLNLEYKNWKPLRKMLTPIFTSGKLKKMFPLILECADHLEQNVKEMVNQEKLVECRELTAKYTTDVIGICAFGIDINALSDENSEFRKMGKAIVTPSWSNLLWYLTKQSAPWLYDILANVIPESEATKFFSHTALETINHRQMHNIIRHDFIDILIELKNRPDKFKDIELTDSLLAAQAFLFFVTGFEGSSTTMSFALYELALNQKIQDKLHEEIDEEYTKHGSDLIYDNINKMTYLDKVYKETLRKYPPVTAHFRKSTSNYTFRGTNVNIPKGQEVWIPIYAIQQDPNIYPEPDVFNPERFNEENTQTRQATSYLPFGDGPKSCIGVRFADYQIKVGIIKILRNYKVKTCEKTEIPINNPKAFFLAPKNEIYLKLTKIDRD, translated from the exons ATGATGGAATCTTGGACAACACTGTGTGGCATTGCTATTgcaattcttcttttttattactattttacatCAACTTTCAATTTCTGGAAGTCACGCGGCGTCCGCGGTCCACGACCGATACCGATATTcggcaatattaaaaatgtcatgCTTGGGAAAAAGTTCATAGGCGATTATTTGACGGACGTATACAACGATTACAAGGATGAGCCATTGATTGGAATATTCGCTAAGAGAACACCCATTCTTATCGTGAACAATCCAGAATTTATTAAGGATATTCTCATCAAAGATTTCTCTACATTTTGCGAAAGAGGAGTCCTGAACATTAGCAAGAAG AACGATCCGCTGACGCACAATTTACTTAATCTGGAATACAAAAATTGGAAACCATTGAGGAAAATGCTAACGCCTATTTTTACATCCGGTAAactgaagaaaatgtttcCCTTAATATTGGAATGCGCCGATCATCTTGAACAGAACGTAAAGGAAATGGTGAACCAAGAAAAGCTCGTAGAGTGTCGCGAGCTAACGGCAAAGTACACGACCGACGTTATCGGAATTTGCGCTTTCGGCATCGACATCAACGCTCTGTCAGATGAAAACAGCGAATTCCGTAAAATGGGAAAAGCTATAGTCACTCCATCTTGGAGTAATTTGTTATGGTATTTAACGAAGCAATCCGCACCATGGCTTTATGATATCCTTGCAAACGTTATACCTGAATCAGAAGCTACCAAATTCTTTTCACACACTGCACTGGAAACTATAAACCATAGGCAAATGCATAATATCATTAGGCACGACTTTATTGACATTCTAATCGAATTAAAAAACCGTCCggataaatttaaagatattg AATTGACTGACAGTTTGTTAGCTGCGCAAgcattcttattttttgttaccgGCTTTGAGGGTTCATCAACGACCATGAGTTTTGCACTTTACGAATTGGcattaaatcaaaaaataCAAGACAAGTTACACGAGGAAATTGATGAGGAATATACAAAACATGGTAGCGATTTAATATATgacaacataaataaaatgactTACTTGGATAAAGTGTATAAAG aaaCCTTACGAAAATATCCGCCAGTGACAGCACACTTCAGAAAATCAACATCAAATTATACATTCCGTGGTACCAATGTTAATATACCAAAAGGACAAGAGGTATGGATACCGATTTATGCGATTCAACAAGATCCAAATATTTATCCAGAGCCAGATGTTTTCAATCCAGAGAGATTTAACGAGGAAAATACGCAGACTAGGCAAGCAACATCTTACTTACCTTTCGGCGACGGACCGAAGAGCTGCATTG GAGTTCGTTTCGCAgattatcaaattaaagttggaattataaaaatattgcgaaaCTATAAAGTCAAGACTTGCGAGAAGACAGAAATACCGATAAATAATCCTAAAGCATTTTTCTTAGCtccaaaaaatgaaatttatttgaaattaactaaaattgatcgagattaa